A portion of the Glycine max cultivar Williams 82 chromosome 10, Glycine_max_v4.0, whole genome shotgun sequence genome contains these proteins:
- the LOC100798832 gene encoding elongation factor Tu, chloroplastic has protein sequence MAISSATASSKLILFPCASSSSSSSSSSLNSTPFLSSTTNTHKLTPLSSSFLHRTPSSTTIPRRTFTVRSKFERKKPHVSIGTIGHVDHGKTILTATLTMDLATLSNNAPKKYDEIVAAPEERARGITINTATVEYEMENHHYGHADYVKNMITGAAQMDGAILVVSDADGPMPQTKEHILLAKQVGVPNMAVFLNKQDQVDDEELLQLVELEVQDLLSSYEFPADEYPHCRGSV, from the coding sequence ATGGCAATTTCTTCGGCAACAGCTTCCTCCAAACTCATATTATTCCCCTgtgcatcatcttcttcttcgtcaTCATCCTCTTCCCTTAACTCCACACCCTTCCTCTCCTCCACCACCAACACCCACAAACTAACCCCTCTCTCCTCCTCCTTCCTCCACCGCACCCCTTCTTCCACCACCATCCCACGCCGCACTTTCACCGTCCGCAGCAAATTCGAGCGCAAGAAGCCCCACGTGAGCATCGGCACCATCGGCCATGTGGACCATGGCAAGACCATCCTTACCGCCACCCTGACCATGGACCTTGCCACCCTCAGCAATAACGCCCCCAAAAAATACGATGAGATCGTCGCCGCCCCGGAGGAGCGCGCCCGCGGCATCACCATCAACACCGCCACCGTGGAGTACGAGATGGAGAACCACCACTACGGCCACGCGGACTATGTTAAAAACATGATCACTGGCGCCGCCCAGATGGACGGCGCCATATTAGTCGTCTCCGATGCCGACGGCCCCATGCCCCAAACCAAAGAACACATCCTCTTAGCCAAACAAGTCGGTGTCCCCAACATGGCTGTGTTCTTAAACAAACAAGACCAAGTCGACGACGAAGAGCTTCTCCAACTCGTCGAGCTCGAAGTCCAAGACCTTCTGAGCTCCTACGAATTCCCCGCTGACGAATACCCCCATTGTCGCGGTTCCGTGTGA